TCCATCATTTTTAAGCATCTTAAAAGCGACTGAAGGATCGATTGTTTTAAAAACATATTCTGCAAGTTTGATACCGCAAAGGACAGCTCCATCTGTTTCTTTGCAGATTATAAAACCACGGGAAGAATTGTCTTCTTCAAAAATATATTCTGATGTTATATCTCCGTATGCTCCAATGTCTTCAGCTATCGCTCTTTTTACAATATCATCATAACCTTCTGTATATATTTCCGGAATATTGTTTCTCATTTTTTACCTCAGTTCACGGGTTCAAAATAAATATCATTTTTCTTCTGGATAATATGTTTTTTCCAGTTATTATCGTTGGTTTGAGGGAAATCGCATCGCTGATGGGTTCCCCTGCTTTCTTCCCTTAAAAGTGCTGAAACTATAATAAGTCTTGCGACGAAAAACATATTAAGCAGCTCATTTGTTTCTATATCGGTTCTGTTATAGAAAGACTGATTTTCAAGATGTTCGTCGGCAAAAACAAGTACTTTTTCCAGCCTTTCCTTTTCTCTAAGTATGCCGACTCTGCTTGTCATAAAATATCTCAGCTTCTCTCTTATCCTGTCTGTCACCTCTTTGCCTGCAGAGTCATCGCTGACTGCTGTTTTTTGTTTTTTTAATTCTGCTTTATTATCAGCGCCATAGAATCCTTCTTGTTGTTTCGATTCTTCTGAAATAATAATTTTTTTAATGACTTTTATAAAATCTTCTGATTCAGCTGAACTATTTCTATTGTTTCCGGAGGGATTCCTGTCTTTGATGTTTTTAAGTATCCTGTTATATATTCTTGTTCCGAAAACAAGGCCCTCCATAAGAGAATTGCTTGCCAGGCGGTTTGCTCCGTGCGCTCCTGTTGCGGCAGTCTCTCCACAGGCAAAAAGACCCCTGATATTAGTCTCTCCGTCAAGCGTGGTTTTTATGCCGCCATTGAGATAGTGTGCTGCAGGCGAAACTTTTATCAGATCTTTTTTTAAATCAAGACCGTTTTCCTTTAATTTTTTGACTATATTGGGAAATCTTATATTAAGCAGATGTTTGTCGATATGTGTTGCGTCAAGGAATACATAATCTTTCCTGTTTTTTTTCATTACTATTGTCATTTCTTTTACAACAATATCCCTGGGTGCAAGCTCAGCCAGAGGGTGTCTTCCTATCATAAAACGGTTTCCGTCCGTATCCCTTAAAAAAGCTCCCTCTCCTCTGAGCGCTTCAGTGATCAGGAAAAGCTTGTCATCATTTGTCCTGAATACTGTAGGATGGAACTGAATGAATTCGATATCCTTTATTTCGGCACCGGCTCTGTAACTCATTGCAATACCGTCTCCGGTGCTGACTACAGGATTTGTTGTGATTTTATAGAGCTGCCCTATTCCTCCTGTTGAGATGACAATATTTGAACACGGGTGAATCTCAATTTTGCCTGTAGCTGAATTAAGAACTATTATCCCGCAGACCGAATCATCAGATGTGAGAATATCAAGTACAAAATTCTCAAGATAGAATTCAATGTTATTTATTTTTTTGGAATATATTATAAGCTTTTTTTCGATTTCTTCGCCTGTGGCATCTCCGCCTGCATGAAGAATCCTGGGACTGGAATGACCGCCTTCAAGGGTCAGCCCGATTTCACCATTGACTATATCAAAAGCCACTCCGTCTTCAATAAGATTTTCAATCATCTCGGGGGCGCTTTTTACAAGCGTTTTAACGGCCTTGCTATCGCAGAGACCCTGTCCGGAAACCATGGTATCTTCATAGTGCTTTTTCCAGTTGTCAGGATTCTTTATTGCAGCTGCAATACCTCCCTGGGCATACCAGGTATTCGACTCGGACAGAGAGCTTTTTGTAAAAATTTTAACCTTTATATGATTTGAAAGTCTTATGGCAGTGGATAATCCGGCTATCCCGCTGCCGATTATTATGCAGTCAGAAAAATCATGTATCCTTTCATAATACGAAGGATTTACCAGGAAACGGGGAAATGTTTTTTTTATTTCCATTTTTTTATCCTGTAAACTCCTGCATTTTTTCAAGAGAAGTTCTGGCTTTTCTAATTATTTCATCGGGCAGATTAATTTCATAGACACTGTCTTCAAGAGACCACATTATTTTTTCCAGATTAATAAGCTTCATATTCGGACATATAGTGTTTTTCTGAGCAGGATAAAATGTCTTTTCAGGATTAAGCTTCTGCAATCTGTGTATCATTCCTATCTCGGTACCAATGATAAATTTAGTATTTGAAGATTCCTGCACATATCTCAGCATTCCGCCTGTACTGAGGACCTTGTCCGCAATATCGGTTAATTCGGGGGTGCACTCAGGATGAACAAGTATTTCTGCATTCGGATGATCTTTTTTAAGCTGAATAAGAAGTTTTGCATTTATCATAATGTGAGTGGGGCAGTATCCCCTCCAGAAGATCATCTTTCTTCCTGTCCGACTCATGACATAAGTGCCCAGATATTTATCAGGGATAAAAATTATTTCCCTGTCGGCAGGTATAGAGCTTACTACTTTGACAGCATTTGCGCTTGTACAGCATATATCCACCAGAGCTTTGACTTCGGCTGTTGAATTTACATAGCAGACTATTACAGCGTCGGGATGCTCTTTTCTGAGCTTTCTTACATCTTTCACACTAATCATATTTGCCATAGGGCATCCGGCTCCGTCATCGGGAAGCAGGACCTTTTTGCCCGGATTTAATATTTTTGCGGTTTCTGCCATAAATCTTACACCGCAGAATACTATGGTGCTCTTCTTTACCTCAGATGCCTTTATGCTGAGTTCCAGGGAATCGCCAACAAAATCAGCAATATCCTGTACTTCGCCGATCTGATAATTATGAGCAAGTATTACTGCATCTTTTTCTTTTCTGAGCCTGTTAATGCTCTCTATAAGCTCTATGTTTTTATTCATTCCATTAATCCATATATTGAATTTTATTATTCTATGATGGCCTGCTGCCAGCCGGTCTTTACAGGACATCTTACAGAGAATAAGGAAAAATAATGTTTACCTATTTTAAAATATAAATTAAAAAAAATAAAACATAACCATAAAAGACTTCTTAATTAAAAATAAGAGATTTTAAATTGTCAATATGCTTGATATTTTAAAAATCTTCTTTTAATGTTATAAATCTATTTTCAAATTTATATTTTTAATAATTGGTATTGATTTATTTTTATTATTATCCTTATATAGGTTTTCATAAACAAAAAATTACAGTATTCTGTCGGCAACATATTTAAGGAGAAATATTGAGACTGATAATAAGCGAAAAGGAAATAGCAGCAAGAAGAATTGCGCAGATCCTTTCAGACAATGGAGTAAAAGAAGAAAAAGTATATGGTGTTCCTGTCCATTCCTTTTCTTTTAATAATACAGACTTTAAATCAATAGGGCTTAAAGGACATATTCTTCAGGTTGAATTTCCCCCGGAATATGCAAACTGGATAAAAGTGCCTCCCCAGGATCTTATTGATGCAGCTCTTGAAAAAAAGCCGATCGAAAAAAGGATAATTCAGGCTTTAAATAAAATTTCAGGCGAGGCGGAAAGCATAATAATCGCAACAGACTTTGACAGGGAAGGAGAGCTTATCGGTTATGATGCTTATGATCTTTTGAGAAACAAATTCGGGGAAATACCTGTGCAGAGAGCAAGGTTTTCGGCAATCACCCGGAAAGACATAAAAAATGCATTTTCAAATCTGGACAAGCTGGATTTAAATCTTGCCTTTGCAGGAATGGCAAGGCAGGATATCGATCTTATATGGGGCGCTGTTCTCACCAGGTTTATCTCTCTTTCATCTTTTCAGCTCAGGGAAAAATTTCTTTCTGTAGGAAGGGTTCAGACGCCCACCCTGGCTATTCTGGTGGAAAGAGAGCTGGAGATAAAAAATTTTGTTTCAGTACCTTACTGGCAGATTAAGGCGGTTCTTGAAAAACAGAACGGAGACAGATTTGAAGCTTTTTATTATAAGAAAAAAATACTTGATGAAAAAGAAGCGCAGAAAATATTTGATAAAGTCGGGGACAAAGGCAGTATTTCTGCAATAAAAGAAGTTACCAGATCAATAAAACCACCGGCTCCGCTGAATACCACCGGTCTTATAGTTGCTGCGAGCTCTATGGGATTTTCCGCACAGAAAACAATAAATACCTCGGAAAGTCTTTATATAAATGGTTTCATTAGCTATCCGAGAACAGATAATACGGTGTATCCTTCAACAATAGATTTAAGAGATACTATTTCAAATCTAAAAAACAATAAGGACTTTAAGGAGATGTTTGATGCAGTTCTTTCACAGAAGAAACTGAAGCCTACAAGAGGGATGAAAAAAACCACTGATCATCCTCCCATATATCCTGTAGCATCTGCAGACAGAAAGGACTTAAATAGTGATGAATGGAAACTTTATGAGCTTATTGTAAGAAGATTTGCATGCACGCTTCTCCCGGAAGCTTCAGTCAAGAGCATGGCTGTAAATATCGATATAAACGGTTTTAAATTCATTGCAAACGGTTCGACAATGCTTGATGAGGGTTGGACAAAATTTTATCCATACTATAAGCATGCGGAGGTGGTTTTGCCGGACCTGGAAAAGGGAGAGGATCTTTCTGTAGCAAAAAAAGAGATAAATGCAAAAGAAACAAAACCGCCGACAAGATATTCCCAGGGCAGGCTTGTTGAAAAGATGGAAGAGTCCAATCTTGGCACAAAAGCAACAAGGCACTCGATTATACAAAATCTGATAAGCAGGGGATATGTAAAAGGCAATCCTCTTGAGGCGACGAACAAAGCTATTGCAGTAATAAGCGCATTGAAGGATTATGCATCAAGGATTACAACTCCTGATATGACGTCTGAACTTGAAATGGATATGGATGCCATAACAAAAGGCGAGCTTGAAAAGTCGGAAGTGGTAGATATCTCAAAAAATAAATTAAAGGAAATAATGAAAATCCTTATTGAGAAGAAAAAGGAGATCGGGAAAGCAATAAAGGATGGTATCAAAGGTGATGAAATAGTTGGAAAATGCCAGTCTCCGGACTGCGGCGGCAATCTTATAATAAGGATGTCAAATAAAACCAGGAAAAAATTTATCGGCTGCTCCAATTATCCTGAGTGCACACAGTCTTTTTCAATGCCTCAGAACGGGCTTGTGCTGACAACTGATTCCGCATGCAAAACGTGCAGTTATCCGGTTATCAGAGTTATCAGAAAGGGCAGAAAGCCCTGGAATTTATGCATAAATCCGGAATGTCCGTCAAAAAATGAAAGTTATAAAAATAACAAAAATAAAGGGTCAGATAAAAAGACTGATTAAGGCTGCAGGCTTTAACCTTCTACAGGTGTTAACGGTTTGATAAAGCAGGCTTTTTTCTGCCCGGCGGTACAGGGGAGGGAACTACAAAATTGCTGAGTCTTTTATTTTAAAAGGCAGGTTTTCATTATTTCTTATACTTTCAATGATTCTTCTGTGTGTTGCATCTCTTGACCCGATATATGCTATATGCTGCTTAAAAGGATCCAATATATGCAATATATGCTGTTTAAAAGGATTTCATCTCCTGCTTTAAAAATAAAATAAGATATCTTCTTTTTCTGATGGGAGTTTTAAGTCATCTCCCAGTCATTTTAT
Above is a genomic segment from Actinomycetota bacterium containing:
- the nadB gene encoding L-aspartate oxidase, producing MEIKKTFPRFLVNPSYYERIHDFSDCIIIGSGIAGLSTAIRLSNHIKVKIFTKSSLSESNTWYAQGGIAAAIKNPDNWKKHYEDTMVSGQGLCDSKAVKTLVKSAPEMIENLIEDGVAFDIVNGEIGLTLEGGHSSPRILHAGGDATGEEIEKKLIIYSKKINNIEFYLENFVLDILTSDDSVCGIIVLNSATGKIEIHPCSNIVISTGGIGQLYKITTNPVVSTGDGIAMSYRAGAEIKDIEFIQFHPTVFRTNDDKLFLITEALRGEGAFLRDTDGNRFMIGRHPLAELAPRDIVVKEMTIVMKKNRKDYVFLDATHIDKHLLNIRFPNIVKKLKENGLDLKKDLIKVSPAAHYLNGGIKTTLDGETNIRGLFACGETAATGAHGANRLASNSLMEGLVFGTRIYNRILKNIKDRNPSGNNRNSSAESEDFIKVIKKIIISEESKQQEGFYGADNKAELKKQKTAVSDDSAGKEVTDRIREKLRYFMTSRVGILREKERLEKVLVFADEHLENQSFYNRTDIETNELLNMFFVARLIIVSALLREESRGTHQRCDFPQTNDNNWKKHIIQKKNDIYFEPVN
- the nadA gene encoding quinolinate synthase NadA, which translates into the protein MNKNIELIESINRLRKEKDAVILAHNYQIGEVQDIADFVGDSLELSIKASEVKKSTIVFCGVRFMAETAKILNPGKKVLLPDDGAGCPMANMISVKDVRKLRKEHPDAVIVCYVNSTAEVKALVDICCTSANAVKVVSSIPADREIIFIPDKYLGTYVMSRTGRKMIFWRGYCPTHIMINAKLLIQLKKDHPNAEILVHPECTPELTDIADKVLSTGGMLRYVQESSNTKFIIGTEIGMIHRLQKLNPEKTFYPAQKNTICPNMKLINLEKIMWSLEDSVYEINLPDEIIRKARTSLEKMQEFTG
- a CDS encoding DNA topoisomerase I, whose translation is MRLIISEKEIAARRIAQILSDNGVKEEKVYGVPVHSFSFNNTDFKSIGLKGHILQVEFPPEYANWIKVPPQDLIDAALEKKPIEKRIIQALNKISGEAESIIIATDFDREGELIGYDAYDLLRNKFGEIPVQRARFSAITRKDIKNAFSNLDKLDLNLAFAGMARQDIDLIWGAVLTRFISLSSFQLREKFLSVGRVQTPTLAILVERELEIKNFVSVPYWQIKAVLEKQNGDRFEAFYYKKKILDEKEAQKIFDKVGDKGSISAIKEVTRSIKPPAPLNTTGLIVAASSMGFSAQKTINTSESLYINGFISYPRTDNTVYPSTIDLRDTISNLKNNKDFKEMFDAVLSQKKLKPTRGMKKTTDHPPIYPVASADRKDLNSDEWKLYELIVRRFACTLLPEASVKSMAVNIDINGFKFIANGSTMLDEGWTKFYPYYKHAEVVLPDLEKGEDLSVAKKEINAKETKPPTRYSQGRLVEKMEESNLGTKATRHSIIQNLISRGYVKGNPLEATNKAIAVISALKDYASRITTPDMTSELEMDMDAITKGELEKSEVVDISKNKLKEIMKILIEKKKEIGKAIKDGIKGDEIVGKCQSPDCGGNLIIRMSNKTRKKFIGCSNYPECTQSFSMPQNGLVLTTDSACKTCSYPVIRVIRKGRKPWNLCINPECPSKNESYKNNKNKGSDKKTD